A stretch of Podospora bellae-mahoneyi strain CBS 112042 chromosome 5, whole genome shotgun sequence DNA encodes these proteins:
- a CDS encoding hypothetical protein (EggNog:ENOG503NUM0; COG:I) gives MAKLTKERTYPLMSRREIEAQIADGRHMVIVDGHVLKVDAFMQFHPGGDKAMKHMVGRDATDEVNGLHSPEARAMMNKYRVGRIEGRWNNFLPPIQGGKFRKRLEDGAMELEEEDDSGRLSAPAVTITADTLSSKLESRPPSPVFDVDGSALRKRQVKESMGSSAASITSASSLEESHGYESLPLDGMAHLDILTRKEIKLDLDKYPAVDQDTQEVIVEKYRKLHDRIKADGLYDCNYYAYVIECSRYITFFGLMLLFLNWKWYIPSAFFLGVFWHQLVFSAHDAGHMGITHNFQVDTIIGIIIADFLGGLSLGWWKRSHNVHHIVTNSPEHDPDIEHMPFFAISHRFLESLRSTYYERIMPYDAAAKFFISMQHNLYYVIMLFGRFNLYRLSMEYLVLGQGPKKGVAAWHRWFEFAGQVFFWYWFGYELLYKSVDGGWNRFWFVMVSHMVTCPLHVQITLSHFAMSTADLGVDESFPQKMLRTTMDVDCPTWLDFFHGGLQFQAIHHLFPRIPRHNLRKTQRLVQEFCDDVGIPYALFGFVDGNKEVIGRLGEVARQAAILKKCQGVMIGEGRVEDHHHQHH, from the coding sequence ATGGCGAAATTAACCAAGGAACGCACCTACCCGCTGATGAGCCGCCGGGAGATCGAGGCTCAGATTGCTGATGGGAGGCACATGGTTATCGTGGACGGACATGTTCTCAAGGTCGATGCCTTTATGCAGTTTCACCCTGGTGGTGACAAGGCGATGAAGCAcatggtggggagggatgcTACGGATGAGGTCAATGGGCTTCATTCCCCTGAGGCGAGGGCGATGATGAACAAGTATCGCGTTGGAAGGATTGAAGGAAGGTGGAATAATTTCTTGCCGCCTATTCAAGGTGGTAAATTTAGGAAACGGCTTGAAGATGGGGCAATggagttggaagaggaggatgattcTGGACGGCTGTCGGCTCCGGCGGTGACGATAACGGCAGACACACTGTCGAGCAAGCTGGAGTCTAGACCACCCTCGCCAGTGTTTGATGTTGACGGTAGTGCTTTGCGGAAGAGACAGGTGAAGGAATCAATGGGGTCGAGTGCTGCGTCGATAACCTCGGCATCGTCGCTAGAGGAGTCTCATGGTTATGAGAGTCTACCTCTCGACGGCATGGCCcacctcgacatcctcacACGCAAGGAGATCAAGCTTGACCTGGACAAATACCCGGCTGTTGACCAGGATACCCAAGAGGTCATCGTCGAGAAGTACCGCAAGCTCCACGACCGCATCAAGGCTGATGGGTTGTATGACTGCAACTATTACGCCTACGTCATCGAATGCTCCCGGTACATCACCTTTTTTGGcctgatgctgctgttcctCAATTGGAAGTGGTACATCCCCAGCGCTTTCTTTCTTGGTGTTTTCTGGCATCAGCTTGTCTTCTCCGCCCATGACGCCGGCCACATGGGGATTACGCACAATTTTCAGGTTGATACCATTATCGGGATCATCATTGCGGATTTCTTGGGAGGGTTGTCGTTGGGATGGTGGAAACGCAGTCATAACGTCCACCATATTGTGACAAATTCGCCGGAGCACGACCCCGACATCGAGCACATGCCGTTTTTTGCTATTTCCCACCGTTTTTTGGAGAGTCTGAGGTCGACGTACTACGAGCGGATCATGCCGTacgatgctgctgccaagtTCTTCATTTCGATGCAGCACAACTTGTATTATGTCATCATGCTCTTTGGGAGGTTCAACCTCTACCGGTTGTCGATGGAGTATCTGGTCCTCGGGCAGGGGccgaaaaagggggtggcggCCTGGCACCGCTGGTTCGAGTTTGCTGGACAGGTCTTTTTCTGGTATTGGTTTGGGTACGAGCTGCTGTACAAGTCCGTCGATGGCGGTTGGAACAGGTTCTGGTTCGTGATGGTCAGCCACATGGTGACTTGCCCGCTGCATGTGCAGATCACGCTGAGCCACTTCGCCATGTCGACGGCTGAtttgggggtggatgagagtTTCCCGCAAAAGATGCTGCGGACGACCATGGATGTGGATTGTCCGACCTGGCTGGACTTCTTTCACGGTGGTCTGCAGTTTCAGGCGATTCACCATTTGTTTCCGAGGATTCCGAGGCATAACCTGAGGAAGACGCAGAGGTTGGTGCAGGAGTTTTGCGATGATGTCGGGATTCCGTATGCGCTCTTTGGGTTTGTGGATGGGAACAAGGAGGTgattgggaggttgggggaggtggcgaggCAGGCGGCTATTTTGAAGAAGTGTCAGGGGGTTatgattggggaggggagggtggaggatcatcatcatcaacatcactaA